A genomic window from Populus nigra chromosome 7, ddPopNigr1.1, whole genome shotgun sequence includes:
- the LOC133698574 gene encoding uncharacterized protein LOC133698574 isoform X2 yields MHMRQLAAKFLRRTHFPPQRFSSSSEITASNAWPNSLSSKTKCSYKYGFGGPSWRMHSRDCYLWTILAGQAAIILGINANPVLADEPRESSSQNDLDTDSMFGFRKIEDGSVISNEHTAKWRLFSDKGREVFLQGKLDQAEKFFFSALQEAKEGFGEKDPHVASSCNNLAELFRVQKQFDKAEPLYWEAIKILEESFGPEDIRVGAALHNLGQFYLMQRKLDEADKCYEIKRRVLGLNHTDYADTLYHLGMVLYLLGKEKDAEALIQESIKILEENGMGDSITCIRRLQFLSQMYLKSNRLVEAEDVQRKVLQIMELSKGWNSMDTVIVAERLALTLQSIEKIKEAKELLERCLEARKSLLPEDHIQIAANLLHIARVAMLNSNRLRKINISEAIAELDKAKDLLHSSTRIARQVLNKLRIQKGKKQKNGASEMKREGHAALVILLQSLDTLGLVETTKQELLESQGEHLPNVEAENVLLQCISSYKEFEAEKLISDSPKVRTEYLSCMKHLLSLMIDTGNKDKVTLKDLDDEIKRVEAEIYDRSKHKP; encoded by the exons ATGCATATGAGACAACTGGCAGCTAAGTTTCTGAGGAGAACCCATTTTCCTCCTCAGAGATTCTCTTCTTCTAGTGAAATTACAGCAAGCAATGCCTGGCCCAATTCACTCTCCA GTAAAACAAAATGTTCCTACAAATATGGTTTTGGAGGGCCTAGTTGGAGGATGCACTCTAGGGATTGTTATCTATGGACTATTCTTGCTGGACAAGCTG CAATAATTCTTGGGATAAATGCCAACCCTGTCTTAGCAGACGAGCCTCGCGAAAGCAGTTCACAAAATGATTTAGATACAGATAGCATGTTTGGGTTTCGCAAAATTGAGGATGGTTCTGTAATATCCAATGAACATACAGCAAAATGGAGGCTTTTTTCTGATAAAGGGAGGGAAGTCTTCCTGCAG GGGAAGTTGGATCAAGCTGAAAAGTTCTTCTTTTCTGCTCTACAAGAAGCAAAAGAGGGTTTCGGGGAGAAGGATCCTCATGTTGCCTCATCTTGCAACAACTTG GCAGAGCTATTTAGAGTTCAGAAGCAATTTGATAAAGCAGAACCTTTGTATTGGGAGGCCATCAAAATTCTGGAGGAATCATTTGGGCCAGAAGACATCCG TGTGGGTGCTGCGCTTCACAACCTTGGGCAGTTTTATCTCATGCAGCGGAAACTGGATGAAGCTGACAAGTGCTACGAg ATAAAAAGGCGTGTTTTAGGACTCAACCATACAGACTATGCAGATACACTGTATCATCTCGGAATG GTGCTTTATCTCCTTGGAAAAGAGAAGGATGCTGAAGCCCTCATTCAGGAATCTATTAAGATATTAGAG GAAAATGGCATGGGGGACTCAATTACTTGCATAAGGAGATTGCAATTTCTCTCTCAG atGTATCTAAAATCCAATCGTCTTGTTGAAGCCGAGGACGTACAAAGGAAGGTGCTGCAGATTATGGAACTATCAAAG GGATGGAATTCCATGGACACAGTAATAGTAGCTGAAAGGCTGGCCCTAACCCTACAGTCAATTGAGAAGataaaagaagcaaaagaaCTACTTGAAAG GTGTCTTGAGGCTCGGAAGTCCTTGCTTCCCGAAGATCACATTCAG ATTGCTGCAAATCTGCTTCATATTGCAAGGGTTGCAATGTTGAATTCAAATCGACTGAGAAAGATAAATATCTCTGAAGCAATTGCTGAGCTTGACAAGGCAAAAGATCTTTTGCACAGTTCTACAAG GATAGCACGCCAAGtcttaaataaattgagaatacaAAAAGGGAAAAAGCAGAAGAATGGAGCATCTGAAATGAAAAGAGAGGGGCATGCGGCATTGGTCATACTG TTGCAATCACTGGATACTCTTGGACTTGTGGAGACTACAAAACAAGAGTTACTGGAGTCACAG GGAGAGCATTTACCCAATGTTGAAGCCGAAAATGTCCTTTTGCAATGCATTTCTTCTTACAAAGAG ttTGAAGCTGAGAAGTTAATTTCTGATTCCCCTAAAGTAAGGACCGAGTATCTTTCATGTATGAAGCATCTTTTGAGCTTGATGATCGATACTGGTAACAAAGATAAAGTCACCTTAAAGGATTTGGATGATGAAATCAAGCGTGTTGAAGCTGAGATTTATGATCGCTCAAAACATAAACCCTAA
- the LOC133698635 gene encoding aspartic proteinase PCS1, translating to MASPPLFKETMFPLLLLFTSLFLSTQETELKNDSLSFSFPLTSLPRSPQTSPSFYSSFISQSKKTPALKSAASPYNYRSRFKYSMILLVSLPIGTPPQSQQMILDTGSQLSWIQCHKKVPRKPPPSTVFDPSLSSSFSVLPCNHPLCKPRIPDFTLPTSCDLNRLCHYSYFYADGTLAEGNLVREKITFSTSQSTPPLILGCAEDASDDKGILGMNLGRLSFASQAKITKFSYCVPTRQVRPGFTPTGSFYLGENPNSAGFQYISLLTFSQSQRMPNLDPLAHTVALQGIRIGNKKLNIPVSAFRADRSGAGQSMIDSGSEFTYLVDEAYNKVREEVVRLAGPRLKKGYVYSGVSDMCFDGNAMEIGRLIGNMVFEFDKGVEIVIEKGRVLADVGGGVHCVGIGRSEMLGAASNIIGNFHQQNLWVEFDIANRRVGFGKADCSRSV from the coding sequence ATGGCCTCTCCTCCTCTTTTCAAAGAAACCATGTttcccctcctcctcctcttcaccTCTCTCTTCCTCTCAACCCAAGAAACCGAACTTAAAAATgactctctttccttttctttccctctcACCTCCCTCCCTCGTTCTCCACAAACCTCTCCAAGTTTCTACTCTTCTTTCATCTCACAATCCAAGAAAACCCCAGCACTCAAAAGCGCAGCATCACCATATAATTACAGGTCAAGATTCAAGTACTCGATGATATTACTAGTGTCTCTCCCTATTGGGACACCACCACAATCTCAGCAAATGATTTTGGACACAGGCAGCCAGTTGTCATGGATTCAGTGCCATAAAAAGGTTCCTAGGAAACCCCCACCTAGTACTGTCTTTGATCCTTCTTTGTCTTCTTCATTCTCGGTTTTACCATGTAATCATCCACTTTGTAAGCCTAGAATCCCTGACTTTACCCTACCAACTTCCTGTGACCTGAATCGTCTGTGCCATTATTCTTACTTCTATGCTGATGGAACATTAGCTGAGGGTAACCTTGTAAGAGAAAAGATTACATTTTCTACGTCTCAAAGTACCCCTCCCTTGATCCTAGGTTGTGCCGAGGATGCTAGTGATGACAAGGGTATCTTGGGAATGAATCTTGGGAGGCTGTCCTTCGCTTCCCAGGCTAAAATAACCAAGTTCTCGTATTGTGTGCCCACCCGGCAAGTTCGGCCCGGTTTTACACCAACCGGGTCCTTTTACTTGGGTGAGAACCCGAATTCAGCTGGGTTTCAGTATATTAGTCTTTTGACGTTTTCCCAAAGTCAACGGATGCCCAACTTGGACCCTTTGGCTCACACTGTCGCCTTGCAAGGAATTAGGATTggcaacaaaaaattaaatatcccGGTTTCAGCCTTCCGGGCTGATCGTAGCGGGGCGGGTCAATCCATGATTGACTCGGGGTCCGAGTTCACTTACTTGGTGGATGAGGCTTATAATAAGGTGAGGGAGGAAGTAGTGAGACTAGCGGGGCCAAGACTGAAAAAGGGCTACGTGTATAGTGGTGTATCCGATATGTGTTTCGATGGGAATGCGATGGAGATCGGACGGTTGATAGGCAATATGGTGTTTGAATTTGACAAGGGTGTGGAGATAGTAATTGAGAAGGGGAGGGTTTTAGCAGATGTTGGTGGTGGGGTCCATTGTGTTGGGATCGGACGGTCAGAAATGCTGGGCGCTGCTAGCAATATAATAggaaattttcatcagcaaaatCTATGGGTGGAGTTTGATATAGCCAATCGTAGAGTGGGCTTTGGGAAGGCTGATTGTAGCAGATCAGTGTAA
- the LOC133699165 gene encoding uncharacterized protein LOC133699165 — MPSTTPFNIFMEKKKPKGGGSTDDLALVKAAAWAWYHHGSGSEGRTICEFDVTRTRQAPRPSRYKLEATRIMKADTMGSGSETPSPIRTDNSLLDKYEVESISKQLDYLIESSSNRFYGFKIDHLDHDQRSISSFDSDQTGGMKQKKDKKKKTFLQGFWLRHPVVCGTKGDVDTRALVRCGSGSGRKVIFR; from the coding sequence ATGCCTTCTACCACTCCCTTCAACATTTTCATGGAGAAAAAGAAACCTAAAGGTGGTGGCAGTACTGATGATTTAGCCCTAGTAAAAGCAGCTGCATGGGCATGGTACCACCATGGTTCAGGGTCTGAAGGAAGGACGATTTGTGAATTTGATGTTACAAGAACTCGTCAAGCTCCAAGACCATCAAGATACAAGCTAGAAGCTACGAGAATAATGAAGGCAGATACCATGGGATCAGGATCAGAAACGCCGAGTCCAATCCGCACAGACAATTCTCTTCTTGATAAATATGAGGTAGAGAGCATTTCAAAGCAACTTGACTATCTTATAGAGTCAAGCAGCAACAGATTTTATGGCTTCAAGATAGATCATCTTGATCATGACCAAAGAAGTATCTCGTCATTCGATAGTGATCAAACTGGCGGAATGAAGCAGAAGAaggacaagaagaagaagactttTTTACAAGGGTTTTGGCTAAGACATCCGGTTGTTTGTGGCACAAAGGGAGATGTGGACACAAGAGCCTTAGTGCGTTGTGGCAGCGGCAGCGGCCGGAAAGTCATATTCCGGTAG
- the LOC133698599 gene encoding large ribosomal subunit protein eL24-like, translating to MVLKTELCRFSGAKIYPGRGIRFIRSDSQVFLFANSKCKRYFHNKLKPSKLTWTAMYRKQHKKDIAAETIKKRRRTTKKPYSRSIVGATLEVIQKKRAEKPEVRDAAREAALREIKERIKKTKDEKKAKKAEVMSKAQKSSKGSLPKGAAPKGPKLGGGGGKR from the exons ATGGTTCTCAA GACTGAACTCTGCCGCTTCAGTGGGGCAAAGATATATCCTGGCAGGGGTATCAGATTTATTCGCTCAGATTCCCAG GTATTCCTCTTTGCCAACTCTAAATGCAAGAGGTACTTCCACAACAAGCTGAAACCCTCAAAGCTAACGTGGACAGCTATGTACAGGAAGCAACATAAGAAG GACATTGCTGCTGAAACTATTAAGAAGAGACGCCGCACTACCAAAAAACCGTACTCAAGGTCCATTGTAGGTGCTACTTTGGAGGTCATACAGAAGAAGCGAGCTGAGAAACCTGAAGTTCGTGATGCTGCACGAGAGGCTGCACTCCG TGAAATTAAGGAGAGgattaagaaaacaaaggacGAGAAGAAAGCCAAGAAGGCCGAGGTAATGTCCAAGGCACAAAAGAGCAGCAAAGGTAGCTTGCCAAAGGGTGCTGCGCCAAAGGGCCCCAAGCTTGGAGGAGGTGGAGGGAAGCGGTGA
- the LOC133698574 gene encoding uncharacterized protein LOC133698574 isoform X1 yields the protein MHMRQLAAKFLRRTHFPPQRFSSSSEITASNAWPNSLSSKTKCSYKYGFGGPSWRMHSRDCYLWTILAGQAAIILGINANPVLADEPRESSSQNDLDTDSMFGFRKIEDGSVISNEHTAKWRLFSDKGREVFLQGKLDQAEKFFFSALQEAKEGFGEKDPHVASSCNNLAELFRVQKQFDKAEPLYWEAIKILEESFGPEDIRVGAALHNLGQFYLMQRKLDEADKCYERAVKIKRRVLGLNHTDYADTLYHLGMVLYLLGKEKDAEALIQESIKILEENGMGDSITCIRRLQFLSQMYLKSNRLVEAEDVQRKVLQIMELSKGWNSMDTVIVAERLALTLQSIEKIKEAKELLERCLEARKSLLPEDHIQIAANLLHIARVAMLNSNRLRKINISEAIAELDKAKDLLHSSTRIARQVLNKLRIQKGKKQKNGASEMKREGHAALVILLQSLDTLGLVETTKQELLESQGEHLPNVEAENVLLQCISSYKEFEAEKLISDSPKVRTEYLSCMKHLLSLMIDTGNKDKVTLKDLDDEIKRVEAEIYDRSKHKP from the exons ATGCATATGAGACAACTGGCAGCTAAGTTTCTGAGGAGAACCCATTTTCCTCCTCAGAGATTCTCTTCTTCTAGTGAAATTACAGCAAGCAATGCCTGGCCCAATTCACTCTCCA GTAAAACAAAATGTTCCTACAAATATGGTTTTGGAGGGCCTAGTTGGAGGATGCACTCTAGGGATTGTTATCTATGGACTATTCTTGCTGGACAAGCTG CAATAATTCTTGGGATAAATGCCAACCCTGTCTTAGCAGACGAGCCTCGCGAAAGCAGTTCACAAAATGATTTAGATACAGATAGCATGTTTGGGTTTCGCAAAATTGAGGATGGTTCTGTAATATCCAATGAACATACAGCAAAATGGAGGCTTTTTTCTGATAAAGGGAGGGAAGTCTTCCTGCAG GGGAAGTTGGATCAAGCTGAAAAGTTCTTCTTTTCTGCTCTACAAGAAGCAAAAGAGGGTTTCGGGGAGAAGGATCCTCATGTTGCCTCATCTTGCAACAACTTG GCAGAGCTATTTAGAGTTCAGAAGCAATTTGATAAAGCAGAACCTTTGTATTGGGAGGCCATCAAAATTCTGGAGGAATCATTTGGGCCAGAAGACATCCG TGTGGGTGCTGCGCTTCACAACCTTGGGCAGTTTTATCTCATGCAGCGGAAACTGGATGAAGCTGACAAGTGCTACGAg CGTGCTGTGAAG ATAAAAAGGCGTGTTTTAGGACTCAACCATACAGACTATGCAGATACACTGTATCATCTCGGAATG GTGCTTTATCTCCTTGGAAAAGAGAAGGATGCTGAAGCCCTCATTCAGGAATCTATTAAGATATTAGAG GAAAATGGCATGGGGGACTCAATTACTTGCATAAGGAGATTGCAATTTCTCTCTCAG atGTATCTAAAATCCAATCGTCTTGTTGAAGCCGAGGACGTACAAAGGAAGGTGCTGCAGATTATGGAACTATCAAAG GGATGGAATTCCATGGACACAGTAATAGTAGCTGAAAGGCTGGCCCTAACCCTACAGTCAATTGAGAAGataaaagaagcaaaagaaCTACTTGAAAG GTGTCTTGAGGCTCGGAAGTCCTTGCTTCCCGAAGATCACATTCAG ATTGCTGCAAATCTGCTTCATATTGCAAGGGTTGCAATGTTGAATTCAAATCGACTGAGAAAGATAAATATCTCTGAAGCAATTGCTGAGCTTGACAAGGCAAAAGATCTTTTGCACAGTTCTACAAG GATAGCACGCCAAGtcttaaataaattgagaatacaAAAAGGGAAAAAGCAGAAGAATGGAGCATCTGAAATGAAAAGAGAGGGGCATGCGGCATTGGTCATACTG TTGCAATCACTGGATACTCTTGGACTTGTGGAGACTACAAAACAAGAGTTACTGGAGTCACAG GGAGAGCATTTACCCAATGTTGAAGCCGAAAATGTCCTTTTGCAATGCATTTCTTCTTACAAAGAG ttTGAAGCTGAGAAGTTAATTTCTGATTCCCCTAAAGTAAGGACCGAGTATCTTTCATGTATGAAGCATCTTTTGAGCTTGATGATCGATACTGGTAACAAAGATAAAGTCACCTTAAAGGATTTGGATGATGAAATCAAGCGTGTTGAAGCTGAGATTTATGATCGCTCAAAACATAAACCCTAA